A genomic segment from Desulfurispirillum indicum S5 encodes:
- a CDS encoding penicillin-binding protein 1A — protein sequence MTDHDDKQPYSTVPAQDADAFLNSLQKSDDDSKPEKPRRAKASKWKLVGRFFLFLFLSFFVFGAGAGSYALYFFTKSLPDFAELESFRPGSITRVYDRNDELIAEFFQEKRIPVSIEDLPPYVYMASVAVEDSTFFEHAGLDFQGITRAFYTNLQAGRVVEGGSTITQQLAKTMFLTPERKLTRKIREAMLAYKIDKSLDKMRILELYLNQIYYGRGAYGIEAAAQNFFNKSAHELSISEAALLAGMPQAPSRYSRDIHSTMTRNRHLHVLSRMREDLVITASQYDSAVNEQLSITGTHRQLNLAPYVNEMVRNHVLERYGSDALYHHGLNIYTTIDLPAQLAAQEAIRKGHEEYTQRHANGLPHDTPPEDVQLALLSIDNHDGSIVALVGGTSFHASQFNRATASLRQSGSAFKPLIFAAGLSRGFTAASIIIDSPIIFASEELVWKPENYSERFYGPTTLREALAMSRNIVTVKLLREVGIPYATEFIQKMGISSTISQDLSIALGSTSVSLLELTRAYAAFPSGGKLHDLFLIRRVEDRDGNVLEERAPSSVRVISPQDAYIMTSMLESAVQDGTGFRAKRLNRPVAGKTGSTNNFVDAWFIGFSPEITTGVWTGFDSPRTLGNQETGSRAAAPVWVDYMERYFVGKPVRNFTAPEDLVFRLVDPKTGKLAHSREGAVYEVFIAGTEPTEYSVRSERQNIDEMYRLRGGGQ from the coding sequence ATGACAGACCATGATGATAAGCAGCCGTATTCCACCGTTCCTGCACAGGATGCAGACGCGTTCCTGAACTCACTGCAGAAAAGCGATGACGACAGCAAACCGGAAAAACCCCGCCGGGCCAAGGCTTCCAAATGGAAGCTGGTTGGTCGCTTCTTTCTCTTTCTCTTTCTCTCCTTTTTTGTCTTTGGTGCCGGAGCGGGCTCCTATGCGCTCTATTTCTTTACCAAGAGCCTGCCGGATTTCGCTGAGCTGGAGAGCTTCCGTCCCGGCTCCATTACCCGTGTCTATGACCGCAATGACGAGCTGATCGCAGAGTTCTTCCAGGAAAAGCGGATTCCGGTGTCCATCGAAGACCTGCCCCCGTACGTCTATATGGCCAGTGTCGCCGTGGAGGACTCCACCTTCTTTGAACATGCGGGACTGGACTTCCAGGGTATCACCCGAGCCTTCTACACCAACCTGCAGGCAGGACGGGTCGTCGAGGGCGGCAGTACCATCACACAACAGCTTGCCAAGACGATGTTTCTGACTCCGGAGCGTAAGCTGACGCGGAAAATCCGCGAAGCCATGCTGGCCTACAAGATTGACAAGTCTCTGGACAAGATGCGTATTCTGGAGCTTTACCTCAATCAGATCTACTACGGCAGAGGGGCCTATGGTATTGAGGCGGCGGCCCAGAATTTCTTCAATAAGTCGGCCCATGAGCTTTCCATCAGCGAGGCAGCTCTCTTGGCGGGTATGCCCCAGGCACCTTCCCGTTATTCCCGTGATATTCACTCCACCATGACCCGCAACCGTCATCTGCATGTACTCAGTCGTATGCGGGAGGATCTGGTTATCACGGCCAGTCAGTACGATTCCGCTGTCAATGAACAACTGAGCATAACCGGAACCCATCGCCAGTTGAACCTGGCTCCCTATGTCAACGAGATGGTGCGTAACCATGTCCTGGAACGTTACGGTTCCGATGCCCTCTACCATCATGGTCTGAATATTTACACCACCATTGATCTGCCGGCACAGCTGGCTGCTCAGGAGGCCATACGCAAGGGTCATGAAGAGTACACTCAACGCCATGCCAATGGTCTGCCCCATGATACCCCACCCGAAGATGTCCAGCTCGCTCTGCTGAGTATTGATAACCATGATGGCAGTATTGTGGCCCTGGTTGGTGGCACAAGCTTCCATGCCAGTCAGTTTAACCGTGCAACTGCAAGTCTGCGGCAGTCAGGCTCCGCGTTCAAACCACTGATCTTTGCGGCCGGACTTTCACGGGGTTTTACGGCAGCTTCGATAATTATCGATTCTCCCATCATCTTCGCTTCTGAAGAGCTGGTATGGAAACCGGAGAACTACAGCGAACGGTTTTACGGACCAACTACCCTGCGCGAGGCATTGGCCATGTCGCGCAATATTGTGACCGTAAAACTTCTGCGTGAAGTGGGAATACCCTATGCCACAGAATTTATCCAGAAGATGGGAATCAGCAGTACGATCAGTCAGGATCTTTCCATCGCCCTTGGCAGTACCAGTGTCTCTTTGCTGGAGTTGACCCGCGCCTATGCGGCCTTTCCTTCTGGTGGCAAACTGCACGACCTCTTTCTGATTCGGCGTGTGGAAGACCGCGATGGCAATGTCCTTGAGGAGCGAGCGCCTTCCAGTGTACGCGTAATCTCTCCCCAGGATGCCTATATCATGACATCCATGCTGGAGAGTGCGGTACAGGATGGCACGGGCTTCCGGGCCAAGCGTCTGAACAGACCTGTTGCCGGTAAGACGGGGAGCACCAACAATTTTGTGGATGCCTGGTTTATCGGCTTCAGCCCTGAGATAACTACTGGCGTCTGGACAGGTTTTGACTCCCCCCGTACCCTGGGCAACCAGGAGACCGGCTCCCGGGCTGCCGCACCGGTATGGGTTGATTATATGGAGCGCTATTTTGTGGGCAAACCGGTGCGCAACTTCACCGCTCCAGAGGATCTGGTCTTCCGCCTCGTCGATCCGAAAACCGGCAAGCTGGCTCACAGCCGTGAAGGCGCGGTCTATGAGGTGTTTATCGCTGGCACTGAACCTACGGAATACTCCGTGCGCTCAGAACGTCAGAACATCGACGAGATGTATCGCCTCCGTGGTGGAGGCCAATGA
- a CDS encoding motility protein A, translating to MDIATLVGIILAFSLVIMAMALAGSLGWFVSIPSVLIVFGGTMGVILINFSLSQVTSVMGVVKKSFFHKSEDPTEVINRLVDFATRARRDGILALETAAEEVDDEFLREGIKLAVDGTDPELVNAIMETKLQYIAQRHQSGMGILNSIGMFAPSMGMIGTLIGLVAMLQTMDDPSTIGPAMAIALLTTLYGSMIANMFALPVAGKLAERSQEELLVKEIVIMGIMSIQAGDNPRIVEQKLNAFLPPSQRKTQFDS from the coding sequence ATGGATATTGCAACACTTGTAGGTATAATACTTGCCTTTAGTCTCGTAATCATGGCCATGGCCCTTGCCGGCTCCCTGGGCTGGTTTGTCAGCATTCCGTCAGTTTTGATCGTCTTCGGCGGAACCATGGGGGTTATCCTCATCAACTTCTCCCTTTCACAGGTAACCAGTGTGATGGGCGTGGTGAAAAAATCGTTTTTTCATAAATCAGAAGATCCCACAGAGGTCATTAATCGGCTGGTGGATTTTGCCACGCGGGCACGTCGCGATGGTATTCTCGCACTTGAGACAGCCGCTGAAGAGGTTGATGACGAATTCCTGCGTGAAGGGATAAAACTGGCAGTCGACGGCACTGACCCTGAACTCGTCAACGCTATCATGGAGACAAAGCTGCAGTATATTGCTCAGCGACACCAGTCGGGAATGGGTATACTCAACTCCATCGGCATGTTCGCGCCTTCCATGGGTATGATCGGTACCCTGATCGGTCTGGTTGCCATGCTGCAGACCATGGACGACCCCTCCACCATCGGTCCTGCCATGGCCATCGCTCTGCTGACAACCCTGTACGGTTCCATGATCGCCAATATGTTTGCCCTGCCGGTGGCCGGGAAGCTCGCTGAGCGCTCCCAGGAAGAGCTGCTGGTGAAGGAGATCGTCATCATGGGTATTATGTCTATACAGGCGGGAGACAACCCGCGCATTGTTGAGCAGAAGCTCAATGCTTTCCTGCCACCTTCCCAACGCAAAACGCAGTTTGACTCATGA
- a CDS encoding two-component system sensor histidine kinase NtrB: MSRWKSIANSLPVGVLLVGADGRVGDINHEGENILGISRNRLIGTPVQRYFDNEGLLQEQIRQCLTSGRTISLDEISQLRSSLSKPVSVEVSYSYYDEQYVIMLIRDISKRLDIAKNNALLFDYHYIERILSEVAHEIKNPLSAILGASRLIQESEDSSVVPLAGIISEEALRLENMLSSIQSFARPPQLEPAAVNIHRILKNLVQRQLPMLDEKHIEVREYYDPSIPEIYADEEKLYQVFLNLFKNAMEASTLHSSIAIITGVSLGDSPGTGYNTWIFIRFQDQGSGVVPDAKDKLFMPFFTTKTQGSGLGLPISMKIVRAHGGKIEIESTVGIGTSVTVFLPLKQRPARQEAFHDVDS; this comes from the coding sequence ATGAGTCGCTGGAAATCCATTGCCAACAGCCTGCCTGTCGGTGTGTTGCTGGTGGGGGCTGATGGCCGGGTTGGTGATATCAACCATGAAGGGGAGAATATCCTGGGAATCTCCCGCAACAGGCTGATCGGAACGCCGGTGCAGCGGTATTTTGACAATGAGGGGCTTCTTCAGGAGCAGATCCGGCAGTGCCTTACTTCGGGCAGAACCATCAGCCTTGACGAAATATCCCAGCTGCGCTCTTCTCTCAGTAAACCGGTTTCCGTGGAGGTCAGCTACTCCTATTACGATGAGCAGTATGTGATCATGCTCATTCGGGATATTTCCAAACGTCTGGACATTGCCAAGAATAATGCGCTGCTCTTTGACTACCATTATATTGAGCGGATTCTCAGTGAAGTGGCCCATGAAATCAAAAATCCGTTGAGTGCCATCCTGGGGGCTTCACGTTTGATTCAGGAGAGTGAGGACAGTTCTGTGGTGCCCCTGGCGGGCATTATTTCCGAAGAGGCGCTGCGCCTGGAAAACATGCTCTCCAGTATCCAGTCATTTGCGCGTCCCCCTCAGCTGGAGCCAGCAGCGGTCAATATTCACCGTATTCTGAAAAATCTGGTGCAGCGGCAGTTACCGATGCTGGATGAAAAGCACATTGAGGTGCGGGAGTATTACGACCCAAGTATCCCCGAAATCTATGCCGATGAGGAGAAGCTCTACCAGGTCTTTCTGAATCTCTTCAAAAATGCCATGGAGGCGAGCACGCTGCATTCAAGTATCGCTATTATCACGGGAGTATCCCTGGGTGATTCACCTGGTACTGGTTATAATACCTGGATATTCATCCGTTTTCAGGATCAGGGGAGCGGTGTGGTACCTGATGCGAAAGACAAGCTCTTTATGCCTTTTTTCACCACCAAGACCCAGGGTAGTGGCCTTGGATTGCCTATCAGCATGAAGATCGTGCGGGCCCATGGCGGAAAAATTGAGATCGAAAGCACCGTCGGAATCGGCACCAGTGTAACCGTATTTCTCCCACTGAAGCAGCGGCCTGCCCGCCAAGAGGCTTTCCATGACGTTGACTCCTAA
- a CDS encoding phospholipase D-like domain-containing protein codes for MRRTGTAAIRTGHLDFPRARRVLFGLILLLLLPPYLSGACATQVTPVFDRDFRQVFLDVVSRSTDSIYLSIYIFKTDSPFQNSAADLQEALILAAKRGVEVHVLFEETDESDHFLMEANMDTARGLAYFGVNCYFYSAARMHTKLLVVDEHLTLMGSHNYTVSALRHNREASVLIESHEFAEVALSYIQSMMRKSQKLQEIGATKQ; via the coding sequence ATGCGCAGAACAGGGACGGCTGCAATACGGACAGGGCACCTGGACTTTCCCCGTGCACGTCGTGTTCTGTTTGGACTAATCCTGCTGCTTCTGCTCCCCCCGTATCTCTCTGGCGCCTGTGCCACCCAGGTTACGCCGGTATTTGACCGCGATTTCCGTCAGGTATTCCTGGATGTGGTTTCCCGTTCCACAGATTCCATTTACCTCTCCATATACATCTTCAAAACAGACAGTCCATTTCAGAATTCTGCCGCCGACCTGCAGGAAGCACTGATTCTCGCGGCAAAACGGGGCGTTGAAGTGCATGTGCTGTTTGAAGAGACCGACGAGTCTGACCATTTCCTGATGGAAGCCAATATGGATACGGCCAGGGGGTTGGCATACTTCGGCGTCAACTGCTACTTCTACTCGGCGGCGCGCATGCACACCAAGCTACTGGTGGTGGACGAGCACCTGACCCTCATGGGCAGCCACAATTACACGGTGAGCGCCTTACGCCACAATCGGGAGGCATCTGTCCTCATTGAAAGTCATGAATTTGCAGAGGTTGCGCTCTCATACATTCAGAGCATGATGCGGAAGTCACAAAAGCTTCAGGAGATCGGCGCAACGAAACAGTAA
- a CDS encoding sigma-54-dependent transcriptional regulator has translation MTLTPKSVLIVDDEKNIQIVMRRALDAQFRVHVASNAAEALTMLENTPVDLVFMDINMPGMSGLEALEKIHALYGIPVIIMTARTSMQSVIDAMKLSAYDFVTKPFEISQIRELASQATSLQVGAFLRESTDGAPRRFEKIIGSSMAMREVFKLIGKVAPTRVTVLIEGESGTGKELVARVIHQNSLCADKPFIPVNLAAIPRELMESEFFGHEKGSFTGATDQRMGLFREAQGGTLFLDELGHMPLDLQAKLLRVLQEGEVSPVGSSRIYHVDVRIIAATNRNLLEMVKKNLFREDLYYRLNVFSLRLPPLRERMEDLKEILDYFIYRYSQEYRVPQKQPTPEALAKLRQYEWPGNVRELENVVRRALLLSNLPYLTPEDFPLTDGDGVPFNAPESSQTLHQMIRSTALPYLHQMMDHGTGNLHELIIGSAEKSLYEIVLEYTGGNQVSAASILGVNRNTVRKKIQDYDINMGMCRRKKE, from the coding sequence ATGACGTTGACTCCTAAATCGGTTCTGATCGTTGATGATGAAAAAAATATTCAGATAGTCATGCGCAGGGCCCTGGATGCCCAGTTCCGGGTTCATGTGGCATCAAACGCTGCAGAGGCGCTGACAATGCTGGAAAATACGCCTGTGGACCTGGTGTTCATGGATATTAATATGCCGGGTATGAGTGGCCTGGAGGCCCTTGAGAAAATCCATGCCCTCTATGGTATTCCCGTTATCATCATGACGGCGCGCACCAGCATGCAGAGTGTTATTGATGCCATGAAACTCTCGGCCTATGATTTTGTGACCAAACCATTTGAGATCAGCCAGATCCGTGAGCTGGCGTCCCAGGCCACCAGCCTGCAGGTGGGTGCTTTCCTGCGTGAGAGCACAGATGGGGCCCCGCGCCGTTTTGAAAAGATCATCGGCTCCTCCATGGCCATGCGCGAAGTCTTCAAGCTTATCGGCAAGGTGGCTCCCACGCGGGTGACGGTGCTGATAGAGGGAGAGTCCGGTACGGGCAAGGAGCTGGTAGCGCGGGTGATTCATCAGAACTCCCTGTGTGCTGATAAGCCTTTTATTCCCGTCAATCTTGCCGCTATACCCCGTGAGCTTATGGAAAGTGAATTCTTCGGCCATGAAAAAGGCTCGTTCACCGGTGCCACTGATCAGCGCATGGGGCTTTTTCGTGAGGCCCAGGGTGGCACTCTCTTTCTTGACGAGCTGGGTCATATGCCCCTTGACCTGCAGGCAAAGCTGCTGAGGGTTCTGCAGGAGGGTGAAGTTTCCCCGGTGGGCAGCTCCCGCATCTATCACGTTGATGTGCGTATTATCGCCGCCACCAATCGCAACCTGCTGGAGATGGTCAAGAAGAACCTCTTCCGCGAGGATCTCTACTATCGGCTCAATGTTTTCAGTCTTCGTCTGCCGCCACTGCGTGAGCGCATGGAGGATCTGAAGGAGATTCTCGACTACTTTATCTATCGCTACTCCCAGGAGTATCGTGTTCCCCAGAAGCAGCCGACTCCCGAGGCGCTGGCCAAGCTTCGCCAGTACGAGTGGCCGGGAAATGTCCGTGAGCTGGAGAATGTGGTGCGCAGAGCGCTGCTGCTCTCGAATCTCCCCTATCTGACCCCAGAGGATTTCCCCCTGACTGACGGTGACGGGGTGCCCTTCAACGCACCGGAATCGTCCCAGACACTGCACCAGATGATCCGTTCCACCGCACTTCCCTACCTGCATCAGATGATGGATCATGGCACCGGGAATCTGCACGAACTCATTATCGGCAGTGCCGAGAAGAGCCTTTATGAGATTGTGCTGGAGTATACCGGTGGAAACCAGGTCAGCGCGGCCTCGATTCTGGGGGTGAATCGCAATACGGTACGCAAGAAGATTCAGGATTACGATATCAATATGGGCATGTGCCGCCGGAAAAAGGAGTAG
- a CDS encoding EscU/YscU/HrcU family type III secretion system export apparatus switch protein — MDSFSPGWRISVNSSSSNPAPKSLTCIESTYSEGALQKDSDTRWKKAVALKYQDKSRAPLVSAKGQGHVAEAIIDKAREHGVAIHEDPDLVVALSALEIDQEIPEELYQAVAEVLAFLYKQNALKNDW, encoded by the coding sequence TTGGACAGCTTTTCTCCGGGGTGGCGGATTTCAGTAAACTCGTCGTCGAGTAACCCTGCTCCGAAGTCGCTGACGTGCATTGAGTCCACATACTCGGAGGGTGCCCTGCAGAAGGATTCCGATACCAGGTGGAAAAAAGCCGTTGCCCTGAAGTATCAGGACAAGAGCCGTGCGCCCCTTGTCAGTGCCAAAGGGCAGGGGCATGTTGCCGAGGCCATTATTGATAAGGCCCGCGAGCATGGGGTGGCGATTCATGAAGACCCGGATCTGGTCGTGGCACTGAGCGCGCTGGAAATTGACCAGGAGATTCCCGAGGAACTGTATCAGGCCGTTGCAGAAGTATTGGCCTTTCTTTATAAACAAAATGCCTTGAAAAATGATTGGTAG